The following nucleotide sequence is from Methanofastidiosum sp..
ATTTTGGCAGGGAAAATACTAAAAGAGAATATAAAAGAAAGGTTGCTAGGCGTTGCCATAATGCTTATTGGCCTATGGCTATTATTTATTTAATAAAGATATCACACCGCCCTTTCCAAAGTAATAACAAAAGTTGTTCCTTGGGGTAAACTATCCTGAACTCTAATATTTCCCCCATATAGTTCTATAAATTTTTTTGCTATGAATAATCCAATTCCTGCGCCCCTAGTCTCAGCATGACTAAATCCTGCATCAAATAGCTTTTCTCTTAACTCCAAAGGAATTCCTATTCCGTAATCTGAAATAATAATCTCGCAACTTTTTTCATTAGTTACCAAATTGAAATCAATCCGATCTGTATTCCCGTGCTTAATAGCATTTCTAACTAGATTTCCAATAACTAAAGTGATTGCTTGGCTAGCTAATACTTGACAGTCTCCGCTTATTGAATAATTTATTTTATAAGAAGGCATTACAGAGTCTATTATCTCTCTAATATTTATAGGACGAGGTTCAGGCCCAAATTCAATTAGGGGTTCAAGTTCCTTCATCTGTTTAATTAAATCAACTCCTCGATGAATACCTTTGAATGCACTATTAATATATTTTTCATCTTTTTTCTTTTCATAAATTTCTAAAGCCATACTTGCAGTGGCTAAATGGTTGAGAATATCATGGCGTAGTGTTTTATTGGTCACTTTCAAAATTTCGTGTAATTCTTCTATTCTTTTATTCGATTTTAAATTATTCTGTTTTTCTTTTTGCAACTCCATAGATAAGCGGATTATCTCTTCATTTGGATTCTGATTAGGAATTGTATCCATGATCTTAGTTCCCCCGATAAGAAAATTATACTAGATTCATTAAATTACTATATAAATATTCCTTATATGTTTATAATTTTCCTAAATAGAATTTAGATAAGCTAAAAAAGAGAATAAATGATTATTTCAATAAGATTTAAAACATGATTTATTAATCTTCATTATATAAAGAATAGACTATTACAAGTATACATTTGGAGGCTAAGGTGTGGCAAAGAAAAAAAAAGTTCCCGTATCCTTTTGGGAAGACCAACTTGTAAAGGAGAAACAAGAAAATAAAGATCCGGAGAAAGTAAAATTCATAAGAAATGTACTTATTTCTGAATATACATCCCTTTATGAGAAATATTTGAATAAAGGAAATTATAAAAAAACAAATGAAATTAATGATAAGATTCATGAATTAAAGAAAGAAATAGATATTATTTCAAAAGAGGAAGTAGTTTGGCTATTTGAAAAAAAGGCCCTTGATTATTTACAGAATTCTTCTTATGATGAGGCAATTTCATATTTCAAAATAGCATTAGAAAAATCATTAAATATTCCCACGATTAAACCAGAAGAAATAAAAAATATAAAAGAAAGTTTAAAAAAATCCTATTTTGAAAAAGGATCTTCAAGCTTAAATCAGAATAAATTTGATGATGCGATAGTTTCGTTTAAAAAAATCTTAGATTTTTGTGTGGAAAATAGTGGCAAAAAATCTGAGGAAACTAAAGAAGCTCTAAACAATTTAATAATGTGCTACAATCAAAAGGGAGAATATTTCGCTAAACGGGACAGATTTGAAGATGCGATCAATGCCATAGATAAAGCGATAGAAATTACTAATGATATGGGCATTGAAACAGAGACTGCAAAATCTGCAAAAAAAAATATAGCAAAAATACTAACTTTATTTGCTTTTAATCAAATAGATAAAGGGCTTTATGATTTAGCCATATCTAATCTAAAAAAAATTTTGGACATGACACTGCAAATATACGGAAATGATTCAGAAGACTACATTGAATCAAAAAATAATCTGATTAGAGGATACAATACAAAAGGTAAAAATTTTCTTGAAAAGAGCAGATATGATGATGCAATTTCAACATTTGAAAAATCTCTAGAACTGGCAAAAGAGGATAAGGGCCATTCTAGTAGATACATAAACGATTCGATTGATGGAATAATTAAATCGTACTACCAAAAATCATGTGCATATGAAGAATATGACAAATATGAAGAAGCTATCCTCAATTTAGAAAAAGCATTGAAGATAGCATCGAAACATCAAGTTAACAAAATAAGAATTAGTTATGTCACAGATAAACTGTTTTTAATATTAAAAACTCAATATGAAGCAGCTTCTAAAAATTATAATTCTCAGAAAATGAAGGAAATACTTGACATCGCTTTAAGTCTTATAAGAAGTGGATATAACTCTATTAATTTTGATGAAAACACTATAAGAACATATTTTGAAAGAATAAGAAATCAAAGAACAGAAGAAGGTCACAAGAAGTCTTATGAAAAATATCAAGAGTATACAAGAGAAGAGAAGAAAGAGAAACAT
It contains:
- a CDS encoding HAMP domain-containing sensor histidine kinase, producing MDTIPNQNPNEEIIRLSMELQKEKQNNLKSNKRIEELHEILKVTNKTLRHDILNHLATASMALEIYEKKKDEKYINSAFKGIHRGVDLIKQMKELEPLIEFGPEPRPINIREIIDSVMPSYKINYSISGDCQVLASQAITLVIGNLVRNAIKHGNTDRIDFNLVTNEKSCEIIISDYGIGIPLELREKLFDAGFSHAETRGAGIGLFIAKKFIELYGGNIRVQDSLPQGTTFVITLERAV